In the Parasphingorhabdus halotolerans genome, CCAATGCCGATGCCTTCTTCTGTCTTCAGTGTCGTAATCGTACCATCGAGGAACCATCCGACGATCTTATCATCCTGAAAATTTACTGAGAGGCCAGCAGATGACAATGTTACAAAGTCCATTGGTCCAGCGCCACATTCCTCATTCGCGTTTTGATCAACCGGGCCAAAGCGCTGCAACATTACAACGAGCTGTTCTTTATCGGCTCCATAAGAAAATGAATGGTCGCCACCTTGTGACAAGCCATTTGGCAACAATATAATCGGAGCCAATTGTATATCGGCCTCGGGCTGACTTGCAGCCTTGTTCTTTGTCTCGTCGCTTGATCCCGCACATCCCGTAAGCAAACCGACAGCGAGTACGAAGATGGTGGCAGTGTCGGAAAAACTCACCCCGGATTGCCTTCGATTTGCGGCACATCTGCATCGACCGTCACCCAGTCCTGCTTGCTGCCCGTCCAGAAATGAATGCCTGGTTTCAGGACACTGGTATCATCCAAAGTACCCGCCTTGATAAAGGTCACACCTTGCTGGGTTGGAAGCGTTGTTTTGACCGGTGAGCCACATGTGCCGCAAAAATGGCGGTGGACGACATTGCCGGTATCGGAGTGATCGTCATAGGTTGTCAGACCGCCTGTAATTTCAATCTGGTCATCACCCACCGCGAATAACACCGAATAGGAACTGCCCGCCTGCCGCTGGCAGTTTTTGCAATGGCATACGCCGCACATCTGCATGTCGCCTTCGATTTTATAACTTACCGCGCCGCAAAGGCACTGTCCTGTCATTGTCATGTATCTCTCCTATTCACCCAACTTTACGCACAAAAACCGTTCCCGCCGAATAGCCCGCGCCAAAGGAACAGATTAGTCCGAGATCACCATCCTTGAGATCGTCGCTATGCTTGTGGAAGGCTATAATCGATCCCGCAGACGATGTGTTGGCATAAGTATCCAGCACGGTCGGGCTTTCATCATCATTGGCTTCATGACCGAGAACGCGTTGCGCAATAAGCCGGTTCATTCCCGCATTGGCCTGATGCAACCATAGACGTCGGATATCTTCGCTCTTGAGCCCAAGCCGCCCCGCCTGCTCGCCAATCATGGTCGCAACCATCGGCACCACTTCCTTGAACACCTTGCGGCCTTCCTGCACAAACAGCTTGTCCTTGTGGTCGCGGGTTTCTGGAGCCGTACGGTTGAGGAAACCAAAATTATTGCGGATATTATTTGAGAATTGCGTCTTGAGTTTGGTACCGACAATCTCCCAATGCTGCGCGGGCGCGATGTCCTTGGCCTCGACCAGTATCGCTGTTGCCACGTCGCCAAAGATAAAATGGCTGTCCCGGTCGCGCCAGTTGAGGTGGCCGGAACAGATTTCAGGATTGATCACCAGCACTGATTTCGCGCTGCCCGAGCGGATATAGTCCGCCGCTGTCTGGATTCCGAAAGTCGCTGAAGAACAGGCGACATTCATATCAAAACCAAAGCCGTCACCCATGCCGAGCGCATCCTGAATTTCTACCGCAATGGCGGGGTATGCGCGCTGCATGTTTGAGCACGCACATAACACAGCGTCGACATCTTCCGGCTTGCGCCCCGCCCGGTCGAGCGCCTGTCGCGCCGCCTTCACGCCTATTTCGGCTAGTATCGAGATTTCATCATTGGGCCGCTCAGGCAATTGCGGACACATGGTTTCCGGATCCAATATGGGGGCCTTGGACAGCACGAACCGGGATTTGATGCCTGATGCTTTCTCGATAAATTCAACTGAGCTATGCTGTAGTTCGTCAACCTCACCAGCCGCAATCGCTTGAGCATTTTCGCGATTGTGAAGATCGACATAGGCGTTGAAACTCGACACCAGCTCTTCATTACTGATGCTATCGGTCGGAGTGAACAGACCAGTGGCGGAAATGACGGGAATATGGGCATCAGTCATGGAGAGAATATGGTCCTTCTGCTACTGCGCTCTTGCCTGGCGCTATAGGAAATAGCGTAATCCCCCTGGGCAAACTGGCAAGCTGGTTGATGGATTATTGAGTATCCTGCAAAGCTTGCTATCAAAAGCCATGGCCAGC is a window encoding:
- a CDS encoding GFA family protein codes for the protein MTMTGQCLCGAVSYKIEGDMQMCGVCHCKNCQRQAGSSYSVLFAVGDDQIEITGGLTTYDDHSDTGNVVHRHFCGTCGSPVKTTLPTQQGVTFIKAGTLDDTSVLKPGIHFWTGSKQDWVTVDADVPQIEGNPG
- a CDS encoding beta-ketoacyl-ACP synthase III — its product is MTDAHIPVISATGLFTPTDSISNEELVSSFNAYVDLHNRENAQAIAAGEVDELQHSSVEFIEKASGIKSRFVLSKAPILDPETMCPQLPERPNDEISILAEIGVKAARQALDRAGRKPEDVDAVLCACSNMQRAYPAIAVEIQDALGMGDGFGFDMNVACSSATFGIQTAADYIRSGSAKSVLVINPEICSGHLNWRDRDSHFIFGDVATAILVEAKDIAPAQHWEIVGTKLKTQFSNNIRNNFGFLNRTAPETRDHKDKLFVQEGRKVFKEVVPMVATMIGEQAGRLGLKSEDIRRLWLHQANAGMNRLIAQRVLGHEANDDESPTVLDTYANTSSAGSIIAFHKHSDDLKDGDLGLICSFGAGYSAGTVFVRKVG